One genomic segment of uncultured Desulfobacter sp. includes these proteins:
- the ftcD gene encoding glutamate formimidoyltransferase — MNKIVECVPNFSEGRDQQTINAIADAIAKTPGCSLLDVDPGKSTNRTVYTFVAEPDCVVEGALAAARVAREKIDMRRHHGEHHRMGALDVCPFIPVAGVTMDECVEISKQFGKRMADELGVPVYLYEASATLDYRKKLPQIREGQYEAIPERIVQEKWKPDFGPARFVPEWGATVTGARFFLIAYNVNLLGTPNQAHRIALNLREAGRGPEQPGRFKEVKGMGWYVDDYNLAQVTVNLNNYLVTPPHILFEAVKEEAAKLKIAVAGSQIVGVVPLQAILQAAEYYIEKENLFILDEDQKVRLAVERLGLNSVSPFDPKTKIIEYIIAKAPNEPLAGMSVRAFIQQVAGRSIAPGCGSVSAVLAALGAGLGAMVGKLTLGVRKFETVDAEMRTLIPPLHDAVLALIPMIDADTNAFADYVAALGLPENTDEESRFRKAQLQLGLKKAIEVPLFTMTQGDKAWDAMMRVAQYGNIASRSDLEVGARALEAGIWGAYKTVVNNMDEINDPDYRKKIMEKADAVRARAAENCQKILEILEKRSA, encoded by the coding sequence ATGAATAAAATTGTTGAATGTGTGCCCAATTTTTCTGAAGGACGGGATCAGCAGACCATTAATGCCATTGCTGATGCCATCGCCAAAACACCCGGCTGCAGCCTGCTGGATGTGGATCCGGGCAAGTCCACCAACCGGACCGTGTATACCTTTGTGGCGGAACCTGATTGTGTGGTGGAAGGGGCTTTGGCTGCTGCAAGGGTGGCCCGGGAAAAAATAGACATGCGCCGGCATCATGGGGAGCACCACCGCATGGGTGCCCTAGACGTCTGCCCCTTTATCCCGGTGGCTGGTGTGACCATGGACGAGTGTGTGGAAATTTCAAAACAATTTGGTAAAAGAATGGCTGATGAACTTGGCGTTCCGGTCTATCTGTACGAGGCGTCCGCCACTCTGGATTACCGCAAAAAATTGCCCCAGATCCGTGAAGGCCAGTATGAAGCCATTCCCGAACGTATTGTCCAGGAAAAATGGAAACCAGATTTCGGTCCGGCTCGGTTTGTACCCGAATGGGGGGCTACAGTAACCGGTGCCCGGTTTTTTCTTATTGCATATAATGTGAATCTTTTAGGCACACCCAACCAGGCCCACCGCATTGCACTGAATCTGCGTGAAGCGGGCAGAGGCCCTGAACAGCCCGGTCGGTTCAAGGAGGTCAAGGGTATGGGATGGTATGTGGATGACTATAATCTGGCTCAGGTTACGGTGAACCTGAACAACTATCTGGTCACGCCGCCCCATATTCTGTTTGAAGCAGTTAAAGAGGAAGCTGCCAAGCTTAAAATTGCAGTGGCCGGATCACAGATTGTAGGTGTTGTTCCCCTTCAGGCAATTTTACAGGCTGCCGAGTATTATATTGAAAAAGAAAACCTCTTTATTCTGGATGAAGATCAGAAGGTACGGCTGGCTGTTGAGCGTTTGGGATTGAATTCTGTTTCCCCCTTTGACCCCAAGACCAAAATTATAGAGTACATTATTGCTAAGGCGCCAAACGAACCCCTGGCCGGTATGAGTGTCCGGGCTTTTATTCAGCAGGTTGCCGGTAGAAGTATCGCACCTGGCTGCGGTTCCGTATCGGCAGTCCTTGCAGCCCTTGGGGCAGGACTTGGTGCTATGGTGGGTAAGCTGACCCTGGGGGTCAGAAAGTTTGAAACTGTTGACGCTGAAATGCGAACTTTGATTCCACCGCTGCATGACGCCGTTTTGGCTTTGATTCCCATGATTGATGCAGATACCAATGCCTTTGCCGATTACGTGGCAGCCCTGGGACTGCCGGAAAATACGGATGAAGAGAGCCGTTTCAGAAAGGCACAGCTTCAGCTGGGCCTGAAAAAAGCCATTGAAGTGCCCTTGTTTACCATGACCCAGGGTGATAAGGCCTGGGACGCCATGATGCGGGTGGCGCAATACGGTAATATCGCTTCCCGATCAGATCTGGAGGTGGGTGCAAGGGCACTTGAGGCAGGCATCTGGGGGGCTTATAAAACTGTGGTGAACAACATGGACGAGATCAATGATCCCGATTACCGTAAAAAAATCATGGAAAAGGCTGATGCCGTCAGGGCCAGGGCTGCCGAAAATTGTCAAAAAATTCTGGAGATACTTGAAAAAAGATCTGCCTGA
- a CDS encoding FAD-linked oxidase C-terminal domain-containing protein, translated as MNTVDIPRLREIVGEKNIKTDPLDLYAYGADASVYHASPWVIVRPDNTGQVQKVMAYANDAKIPVVPRGGGSGMCGQTVAIQGGILLDMKNMNRILEINMPDVYCRVEPGVVDDDLNAALKPYGVFYPPTPASSRIATIGGEIGNNASGVRSVKYGATRDAVMGLKVVLANGDLVTLGAHTRVEASGYQLHKLIVGSEGTLGVVVEAIIGFVPIPEFRCLGVANFDSLRDAGNAIADIMASGTIPSMLELVDDVAIKAVNKTMNLGLKEVAASLLFESDGKVMEAVEYEVQKMKEICEKNNGADLWYSFDAKEREQIFMGRKKLFPALSQFDAGLASTSLADDMAVPYSKMADMAAKIHEAAEKNGIIMTAYGHCGSGCMHTKIMMDTSREEQWQGAQRAIAEIYEYVNSIHGTTSAEHGIGISKADAFKVEKMDSLKMMAAIKAALDPNNILNPGKLQQAPENWVTATDLRYAVNS; from the coding sequence ATGAATACGGTCGATATCCCCAGGCTCAGGGAAATAGTCGGGGAAAAAAACATAAAAACAGATCCGCTTGACCTGTATGCTTACGGCGCAGACGCATCTGTTTACCATGCCTCACCATGGGTTATTGTCAGACCTGACAATACCGGTCAGGTTCAAAAAGTAATGGCCTATGCCAATGATGCAAAAATACCGGTTGTCCCCAGGGGTGGCGGCTCGGGCATGTGTGGGCAGACCGTGGCGATCCAGGGCGGAATTCTTCTGGACATGAAGAACATGAACCGGATACTTGAAATCAACATGCCCGATGTTTACTGCCGGGTGGAACCGGGTGTGGTGGATGATGATCTCAATGCCGCACTTAAACCTTACGGAGTTTTCTATCCCCCGACACCGGCCTCTTCACGTATCGCCACCATCGGCGGCGAGATCGGCAATAATGCTTCGGGTGTTCGTTCCGTAAAATACGGCGCTACCCGGGATGCGGTAATGGGTTTGAAAGTGGTTCTGGCCAATGGCGACCTGGTGACTTTAGGTGCCCATACCCGGGTGGAAGCATCCGGTTACCAGCTTCACAAACTCATCGTAGGTTCGGAAGGCACCCTGGGTGTTGTGGTGGAAGCAATCATCGGCTTTGTACCCATCCCTGAATTCAGATGCCTGGGCGTTGCCAATTTTGACAGTCTCAGGGATGCCGGTAATGCCATCGCTGACATCATGGCCTCGGGCACCATTCCTTCCATGCTGGAGTTGGTGGATGACGTTGCAATCAAGGCGGTCAACAAAACCATGAACTTAGGCCTTAAGGAAGTGGCCGCCTCCCTGCTTTTTGAATCCGACGGAAAAGTCATGGAAGCCGTGGAATACGAAGTTCAAAAAATGAAAGAAATCTGCGAAAAGAACAACGGTGCCGACCTCTGGTACAGCTTTGATGCCAAAGAGCGGGAACAAATCTTCATGGGCCGTAAAAAATTATTCCCTGCACTGTCACAATTTGACGCTGGTCTGGCTTCCACATCCCTGGCGGACGATATGGCAGTTCCCTACTCCAAGATGGCCGATATGGCCGCCAAAATCCATGAAGCTGCCGAAAAGAACGGCATCATTATGACGGCATACGGACATTGCGGCTCCGGGTGCATGCACACCAAAATCATGATGGACACCAGCAGGGAAGAGCAGTGGCAGGGTGCCCAAAGAGCCATTGCCGAAATTTATGAATATGTAAATTCCATCCACGGCACCACTTCTGCGGAACACGGTATCGGTATTTCCAAGGCGGATGCCTTCAAGGTTGAAAAAATGGATTCCTTAAAAATGATGGCTGCCATCAAAGCGGCTCTGGACCCCAATAATATTCTCAATCCCGGCAAGCTGCAGCAGGCGCCGGAAAACTGGGTAACGGCAACAGATCTTAGATATGCGGTCAACAGCTGA
- a CDS encoding hydrogenase iron-sulfur subunit has product MQKEKTKFENLQKWEGMLAKCIRCGYCYEHCPMFKYTRWESDAPRAKNILAHGLLTGEVELTPSVAEKTFNCFFCKRCEAACSSGVKITDIMLDLRRDLVKLGYYGPGTTSITDRSCARCLQCVRACPHDAREFIDGEGIVVDPVKCKSCGICVEICPIEAITIPLSFGTDKAELEKRAVEFLHSRESAKVIMFACNWSYHPDIQNSRLPESEIEEKEYEIIVNLCGGRLDQNLLLTPFLNQAWGVLVGVCPDGECNHDGNEAAKKRVKRMKETLENLDINPERIHLVQIPNGDKQLCQAEIDTFMEKINQMGPIR; this is encoded by the coding sequence ATGCAGAAAGAAAAAACAAAATTTGAAAATCTACAAAAATGGGAAGGCATGCTGGCCAAGTGTATCCGGTGCGGATATTGCTACGAGCACTGCCCCATGTTTAAATACACACGCTGGGAATCCGATGCCCCCAGGGCTAAAAACATTTTAGCCCACGGACTTTTAACCGGCGAAGTGGAATTAACACCGTCAGTTGCGGAAAAAACATTCAATTGTTTTTTCTGCAAACGATGCGAAGCAGCCTGTTCATCCGGGGTTAAAATAACGGATATTATGCTGGACCTCAGAAGGGATCTGGTCAAACTGGGATACTATGGTCCGGGCACCACATCTATCACCGACCGTTCCTGTGCCAGGTGCCTGCAGTGCGTCAGGGCCTGTCCCCATGATGCCCGGGAGTTTATTGACGGTGAGGGTATTGTCGTGGATCCGGTAAAATGCAAGTCCTGCGGCATCTGTGTTGAAATTTGTCCCATAGAAGCGATAACCATCCCATTATCATTCGGCACAGACAAGGCTGAACTGGAGAAAAGAGCGGTCGAGTTCCTCCACTCCCGTGAATCTGCCAAGGTCATTATGTTTGCCTGTAACTGGTCATACCATCCTGACATTCAAAACTCCAGATTGCCTGAATCGGAAATCGAAGAGAAAGAATATGAAATCATAGTGAACTTGTGTGGCGGCCGTCTTGATCAAAATCTTTTATTGACCCCGTTCCTCAATCAAGCATGGGGCGTTCTGGTGGGCGTTTGTCCGGATGGGGAATGTAACCATGACGGCAATGAAGCAGCCAAAAAACGGGTAAAAAGAATGAAGGAAACCCTTGAAAATCTTGATATAAATCCCGAAAGAATCCATCTGGTTCAGATTCCTAATGGCGACAAACAGTTATGCCAGGCAGAAATTGATACCTTTATGGAAAAAATAAATCAGATGGGCCCCATACGTTAA
- the larA gene encoding nickel-dependent lactate racemase has translation MAKVKIPYGKEKIEIEINDNNLQGVYFPNDVEKREFASEFSQNLEKANFAKFMEGDERVVFIVNDGTRPTPTAKVLKVIYDDIKDKDIYFIIATGAHRAPNDEEFEYIFGKEIYEDLKAKDRIWSHDSKNDEMVYLGKSTNGTEMYLNKIVAEAKKTIVIGSVEPHYFAGYTGGRKGFLPGVASYETITQNHKLALNKSAKALALDGNPVHEDMMDAMNVLKDIQVFSIMTILDKDHNVYETTCGDLVGAFYDAIDSAKKVFCVDIEEKTDIVISVAPYPMDIDLYQSQKAIDNGKLALKEGGILIFVSQCRMGIGGKTFFDLMASCDTPQEVLDKIKIEYKLGYHKAGKMAEINTWAQTWGVTELPEDEIKAVHIKPFESVEAALEKAFEEKGKDAKVTVLPLGSLSVPNILKN, from the coding sequence ATGGCAAAAGTAAAAATACCATATGGTAAGGAAAAAATTGAAATTGAAATCAATGATAATAACCTGCAAGGTGTATATTTTCCAAATGACGTAGAAAAAAGAGAATTTGCCTCTGAATTTTCTCAAAATTTGGAAAAAGCCAATTTTGCAAAGTTTATGGAAGGTGATGAGAGAGTCGTCTTTATCGTAAATGATGGCACTAGACCTACACCTACAGCAAAGGTACTTAAGGTAATTTACGATGACATTAAAGATAAAGATATCTATTTCATCATTGCTACTGGTGCGCATAGAGCCCCAAATGATGAAGAATTTGAATATATTTTTGGAAAAGAAATTTATGAGGACCTGAAAGCAAAAGACAGAATCTGGTCACATGATTCCAAAAATGACGAAATGGTATATTTAGGCAAATCCACAAACGGTACTGAGATGTACCTTAATAAAATTGTAGCAGAAGCTAAAAAAACTATCGTTATCGGTTCTGTGGAACCTCACTATTTTGCCGGCTATACCGGCGGCAGAAAAGGCTTCTTACCTGGCGTAGCATCTTATGAGACCATAACGCAAAACCATAAATTAGCTTTAAATAAAAGTGCAAAAGCACTTGCATTAGATGGTAATCCCGTACATGAAGATATGATGGATGCCATGAATGTATTAAAAGATATTCAAGTGTTTTCCATTATGACTATTCTGGATAAAGACCATAATGTATATGAAACCACGTGTGGAGATCTTGTAGGTGCATTTTATGATGCCATAGACAGTGCCAAAAAAGTGTTTTGTGTTGACATAGAAGAGAAAACAGACATTGTAATTTCTGTGGCGCCTTATCCAATGGATATAGATCTTTACCAGTCTCAAAAAGCGATAGATAACGGCAAACTGGCGCTTAAAGAGGGCGGCATATTAATATTTGTATCACAATGTAGAATGGGTATAGGCGGGAAAACTTTCTTTGACCTGATGGCGTCTTGTGATACCCCCCAAGAAGTTCTTGACAAGATAAAAATTGAATACAAACTAGGTTATCATAAAGCCGGTAAAATGGCTGAGATAAATACCTGGGCACAGACTTGGGGCGTTACTGAGCTACCGGAAGACGAAATAAAAGCGGTTCACATTAAACCGTTTGAGAGTGTAGAGGCGGCTTTGGAAAAAGCATTTGAAGAAAAAGGCAAGGACGCCAAAGTAACCGTACTTCCATTAGGATCTCTATCAGTACCCAATATATTAAAAAACTAA
- a CDS encoding NYN domain-containing protein: protein MNESNQKIALFIDADNAPASKFESVLSEVAKYGVVTIRKAYGNWKNPSLKPWEDLLNEYAIQPIQQYDLTKGKNASDIALVIDAMDIMYTKNIDVMCFVSSDCDFTPLVTRVLAEGKVVLGFGERKTPLPFVNACSKFLYLDREIRNNGAKVEELKNIKSDTKLINLLRQAIEATEDDNGWAHLGAVGSHISNKTSFDTRNYGYKNLSSLFNAIDLFEVKRGVGNSFLVKDKRKK, encoded by the coding sequence ATGAATGAATCAAATCAAAAAATTGCATTATTTATTGATGCGGACAATGCCCCTGCCAGTAAATTTGAATCCGTGCTCAGTGAAGTCGCAAAATATGGGGTAGTTACAATCAGGAAAGCTTACGGGAATTGGAAGAACCCATCCCTAAAGCCTTGGGAAGATTTGTTAAATGAATACGCAATTCAGCCTATACAGCAATACGATCTTACAAAAGGGAAAAATGCTTCCGATATCGCTTTAGTCATAGATGCAATGGATATCATGTATACCAAAAATATTGATGTGATGTGCTTTGTATCTTCAGACTGTGATTTTACCCCTTTAGTTACCCGTGTTCTTGCTGAGGGCAAAGTTGTGCTTGGGTTCGGAGAACGCAAAACTCCTTTGCCGTTTGTGAATGCCTGTTCAAAATTTTTATACTTAGATCGGGAGATTAGAAACAATGGTGCCAAGGTTGAAGAATTAAAAAATATTAAATCAGATACCAAGTTAATAAATTTACTTCGGCAAGCGATAGAGGCAACAGAAGATGATAACGGTTGGGCACATCTCGGTGCGGTAGGTTCACACATTTCAAATAAAACTTCTTTTGATACTAGAAATTATGGTTATAAAAACCTTAGCAGCCTTTTCAATGCAATTGATTTATTTGAAGTAAAACGGGGGGTTGGCAATTCTTTTTTGGTCAAAGATAAAAGAAAAAAATGA
- a CDS encoding sigma-54 dependent transcriptional regulator: MLIRLACAIKETKIRTELANRLAEQDVQLQFFKPSTLSWQALARSCADVFIVSSPAIPKPVETSISLLNELPEAPMTIVLHNRESSEEHANLLAAGVDVVLYSGIPMDSLLEALETTLESRRQFYYAERFDRRGRFLPRLNDFASNSRDMQVFLDETRQVVSSDATILLLGETGVGKEHLSKAIHADSHRSTGPFIAINMAAIPEQLMESELFGHEQGAFTGAVRSRRGAFELAHGGTIFLDEIGEMPLQMQTKLLRVLQELEFIPVGGEKPVWVDVRVIAATNKDLEDEVEKGTFRKDLYYRLGVISLTLPPLRKRKEDIPSLTNHFLTMNQQKFGRNLKRFSQPAMEALCNYHWPGNIRELMNVIERAILLCKSDMITLEELPSVFHNTKPVQMGGGVSELSLPREWESMTLPQVREAVCNQVEALYLAMVLNKTCGKIGETAKIAGIHPRGLYAKMKKLGLDKAEFKTEG, encoded by the coding sequence ATGCTGATTCGGTTGGCATGTGCCATTAAAGAGACAAAAATCCGCACTGAGCTTGCGAACAGACTGGCGGAACAAGATGTTCAGCTCCAGTTTTTTAAACCCAGTACCCTCTCCTGGCAAGCCCTTGCCAGAAGCTGCGCAGACGTGTTTATTGTCAGCAGTCCGGCAATTCCTAAGCCTGTTGAAACAAGTATTTCCCTGCTCAATGAACTGCCCGAAGCGCCGATGACTATCGTGCTGCATAATCGGGAGTCCTCGGAAGAACATGCCAATCTTCTGGCCGCCGGTGTTGATGTGGTGCTTTATTCCGGTATCCCAATGGACAGCCTTTTAGAAGCCCTTGAAACCACACTGGAATCGCGCCGTCAATTCTATTATGCGGAACGGTTTGACCGGCGGGGACGGTTTTTGCCTCGGCTTAACGATTTTGCCTCCAACAGCCGGGATATGCAGGTGTTTCTGGATGAAACCCGGCAGGTAGTGTCCAGTGACGCCACCATACTGCTGCTAGGTGAGACAGGCGTGGGTAAGGAGCATCTGTCCAAGGCTATCCATGCAGACAGCCATAGATCCACTGGTCCTTTCATTGCCATCAATATGGCAGCCATTCCGGAACAGCTGATGGAAAGCGAGCTGTTCGGGCATGAGCAGGGGGCCTTTACCGGGGCGGTGCGCTCCCGGCGTGGCGCATTTGAACTTGCCCATGGCGGCACTATTTTTCTGGATGAAATCGGCGAGATGCCCTTGCAGATGCAGACCAAGTTGCTCCGGGTACTGCAGGAACTCGAATTTATACCGGTGGGCGGTGAAAAACCGGTATGGGTGGATGTCCGGGTGATTGCGGCGACCAATAAAGATCTTGAAGACGAAGTTGAAAAGGGAACTTTCCGAAAAGATCTTTATTACCGGTTAGGGGTGATTTCATTAACGCTTCCCCCCTTGAGAAAACGTAAAGAGGATATCCCCTCATTGACCAATCATTTTTTAACCATGAACCAGCAAAAATTCGGCAGAAATCTCAAACGATTTTCCCAGCCGGCCATGGAGGCCCTGTGCAACTATCATTGGCCGGGAAATATCCGGGAATTGATGAACGTGATTGAACGGGCTATTCTGCTGTGCAAGTCGGATATGATTACCCTGGAAGAGTTGCCGTCGGTTTTCCATAATACCAAGCCCGTCCAGATGGGCGGTGGCGTATCGGAACTTTCCCTGCCCCGGGAATGGGAATCCATGACCCTGCCCCAGGTCCGGGAAGCCGTGTGTAATCAGGTAGAAGCACTTTATCTGGCCATGGTGCTGAATAAAACCTGTGGTAAAATCGGAGAAACTGCAAAAATTGCAGGCATTCATCCCAGAGGCCTGTATGCCAAAATGAAAAAACTGGGACTGGATAAAGCTGAGTTTAAAACTGAAGGATAA
- a CDS encoding S-adenosylmethionine decarboxylase, producing the protein MTAAKIININTAPDVWGIASAIDIYDCDPEKIRDAELIKRFVVELCDLIEMKRFGETQVVHFGEDEKVAGFSMVQLIETSLISAHFANQSNATYLDVFSCKIYDPEVVREFSQNYFGGKTSQLNVTYRH; encoded by the coding sequence ATGACCGCTGCAAAAATAATCAACATTAACACGGCCCCTGATGTATGGGGCATTGCTTCCGCCATCGACATATATGACTGCGATCCTGAAAAAATCAGAGATGCGGAACTGATCAAACGTTTTGTTGTGGAACTATGTGACCTGATTGAAATGAAGCGCTTCGGCGAAACCCAGGTGGTTCATTTTGGTGAGGATGAAAAGGTTGCCGGATTTTCAATGGTCCAGCTCATTGAAACCTCATTAATATCCGCCCATTTTGCCAACCAGAGCAATGCCACCTATCTGGATGTTTTTTCATGCAAGATCTATGACCCTGAAGTGGTCCGGGAATTTTCCCAGAACTATTTCGGCGGAAAAACGTCCCAGCTTAATGTCACTTACCGGCACTAG
- a CDS encoding GNAT family N-acetyltransferase — protein MKSIIITDPESCRQAWEKYWPVQDIFDLWAVRQCFNAAFKRPLSFHLIEDKGRVVGFLPLSLVEETGEYVFFPGETWKGKTWLEQNRIIAESPEVFNALCDCVPGPLNLRYLRRNPLLDSLEHAKPDETGYLFYPRIYDFSMDNFWPAFPGKTRKKLKADVKKIEARQLTWRYNHLPDIAEMFRLNMAAFTSDSYFSDARFYRSFERLAAYLQDMGMLRVTTAIVDEKIAAVDMGAVFNNTYTVVAGGTHPNFAGIAKVINLHHLEWACHNRMEAVDFLCGSFNWKERFRLSPRPSYEIQTQPGTVVFHGSRYGQKAV, from the coding sequence ATGAAATCCATTATTATTACAGATCCGGAATCTTGCCGACAGGCCTGGGAAAAATACTGGCCGGTCCAGGACATATTTGATCTTTGGGCCGTCAGACAATGTTTTAACGCCGCCTTCAAAAGACCTTTGAGCTTCCATCTCATCGAAGACAAGGGCCGGGTTGTGGGGTTTCTTCCATTAAGTCTGGTTGAAGAGACAGGCGAATACGTATTTTTTCCTGGCGAAACATGGAAAGGCAAAACCTGGCTGGAGCAGAACCGAATCATAGCCGAATCCCCGGAAGTGTTCAACGCATTGTGCGATTGTGTGCCAGGCCCTTTAAACTTAAGATACCTGCGCCGGAACCCATTGCTGGACAGCCTGGAACATGCGAAACCGGATGAAACCGGATACCTGTTTTATCCCCGGATTTATGATTTTTCCATGGACAATTTCTGGCCCGCATTTCCCGGAAAAACCAGAAAAAAACTCAAAGCAGATGTAAAAAAAATTGAAGCACGTCAACTCACCTGGCGGTACAATCATCTGCCGGATATAGCCGAAATGTTCCGTTTGAACATGGCGGCCTTTACATCGGATTCCTACTTCAGCGATGCGCGATTTTACCGGTCTTTTGAACGGCTTGCAGCGTATCTGCAAGATATGGGCATGCTTAGGGTCACCACTGCCATTGTGGATGAAAAAATTGCAGCTGTAGATATGGGCGCCGTTTTCAACAACACATACACGGTTGTAGCCGGGGGCACCCACCCGAATTTTGCCGGTATTGCCAAGGTAATCAACCTGCACCACCTGGAATGGGCGTGCCACAATCGCATGGAAGCCGTGGATTTTCTATGCGGCAGTTTCAACTGGAAAGAACGGTTTCGCTTAAGCCCCAGACCGTCATATGAGATTCAAACCCAGCCAGGCACAGTTGTTTTTCATGGGAGTCGTTATGGGCAAAAAGCAGTCTGA
- a CDS encoding ATP-grasp domain-containing protein, protein MGKKQSEPQKSQVLVVGTTSDYIEWIRKIRPGQALFLTEPKVRQNATESCPDSGEEILCPICDIDAAIQALNHHKKTFGVTLSGITCFDCESMETTSILAEKMGLPYPDLEAVRHSRDKFVSKQLWRQSNIPCPQTCPVNTNIEVLNFLDQVPEGIVLKPFCGSGSELVFKCVTRRQCDTAFNAVADGLAARTDNPLFKPTDAGTFQMLAEEWVAGPEFSCDFLMEKDRTVILRKTQKIKVDSRPFGTISGYAICPENGNDEKIPSNEMLSDLFHRAARALGIKTGVCMVDFILKNKKPVLIEMTPRPGGDCLPFLLKEAGNIDILGLTLDAAEGFAWKNEKKRPYTPLVAFRIHARRNGVLKRINTSAVQNDKRVRKIHLIHTPGHRVTMPPQDYDSWLLGHMIIEPNRRRFFETECLLLAKRIDVEMD, encoded by the coding sequence ATGGGCAAAAAGCAGTCTGAGCCTCAAAAAAGTCAGGTATTGGTGGTGGGCACCACATCCGACTACATTGAATGGATCAGAAAGATACGTCCCGGACAGGCACTTTTTTTGACAGAGCCAAAGGTTCGTCAAAATGCAACCGAGTCCTGTCCGGACAGCGGAGAGGAAATTTTATGCCCCATCTGCGATATTGACGCCGCAATTCAGGCATTAAACCACCACAAAAAAACCTTCGGAGTTACCCTTTCCGGCATTACCTGCTTTGATTGCGAATCCATGGAGACCACATCCATATTGGCAGAAAAGATGGGCCTGCCCTACCCCGATCTTGAGGCGGTCAGGCACAGCAGGGATAAATTTGTTTCAAAACAGTTGTGGAGGCAAAGCAACATCCCTTGTCCCCAAACCTGCCCGGTTAATACCAACATTGAGGTATTGAACTTCCTCGACCAGGTACCGGAAGGCATTGTCCTTAAACCCTTCTGCGGTTCCGGCAGTGAACTTGTATTCAAATGCGTAACCCGAAGGCAGTGTGATACCGCTTTCAATGCGGTGGCAGACGGGCTTGCTGCACGGACCGATAATCCATTGTTTAAGCCCACTGATGCCGGCACATTCCAAATGCTGGCCGAGGAGTGGGTGGCCGGTCCTGAATTTTCCTGTGATTTTCTCATGGAAAAAGACCGGACCGTTATCCTGCGCAAAACCCAGAAAATAAAGGTGGACAGCCGACCCTTCGGCACCATTTCCGGGTATGCAATCTGCCCGGAAAACGGTAATGATGAAAAAATACCTTCCAATGAAATGCTTTCAGACCTGTTCCACAGAGCAGCCAGGGCATTAGGCATTAAGACAGGCGTCTGCATGGTGGATTTTATATTAAAAAACAAAAAACCAGTGCTCATAGAGATGACCCCGCGGCCCGGCGGAGACTGCCTGCCCTTTCTGCTTAAGGAAGCGGGTAATATCGATATACTTGGACTGACCCTGGATGCGGCGGAAGGCTTTGCCTGGAAAAATGAAAAAAAAAGGCCATACACTCCCCTGGTGGCATTCCGTATACATGCCCGCAGAAATGGGGTATTAAAACGCATCAACACAAGTGCCGTGCAAAACGACAAACGGGTAAGAAAAATACACTTGATTCACACTCCGGGGCACAGGGTTACCATGCCGCCCCAAGACTATGATTCATGGCTTTTAGGACATATGATCATAGAACCCAACCGACGCAGATTTTTCGAGACAGAATGTCTTTTGCTCGCCAAACGTA